A segment of the Phoenix dactylifera cultivar Barhee BC4 chromosome 15, palm_55x_up_171113_PBpolish2nd_filt_p, whole genome shotgun sequence genome:
TTATCAATATTGGAATGACGTTTTAGACCATATCAATATCAATCTTTAATAATTTTATCAACTATACAATTTGCCAACTTTGACACAAAATTATATAGGTTGAGTAGgaagaaaagatttttttttaaaaaaaatgtatatgcaGTAAAGTCTAATTTGATAATTGAAATCATAGCCACTGATCTTCCTTGTGTTGTGTGTCACATGTGCACAAGAACCAAGCTACCATCATTATGACCCGTCTAACGGTTGTGATTCACTTGCAATCACTTCCATAAACCCCACTATACCGTCGCCCGCACGGCCAAAATCGCCGCCTTTGGTGGCGTTCCCGCAGAAAAGACCGAATTGCTCACGCCGACCTGGCGAAACCCTAAGGGCAATTCCGTAATCGCGTCATCTATAAATACTGGCCTAATCGCGCTAGGGTTTTTTCGCCTTCCCATCGCGACCCAGCTCTCAGGGGAGTGGAATCGGCGGCCGATCCCATATCTCTTGATCCCTTCCTACACTCGAATCCTCTTGGGTGAGACCTCTTCACCTCGATCTCTTGTTCTTTTCCTTTAGTTGGGGCCTTCTTTGATCCATGATTTGCTTGTTTTTCCGATGGTTTTGTGCTTCGATTCTCTAATGTTATCTAACTGATCTATATGATGAACCTATGAAGTCTTCTTGGAGATTTTCGGGTTTTTGACACGTGGTTTTTGGTTCACATATGCTATATTTTTGTAGAGAAACTTCTTGTTTTGCGATCTCTACGATCAATCCTAGAAATTTTTTCGTACGacctttttttattgaaaatttcCAGTAGATAATGAAAAGATCCATACCATGGTATGGATCTgttgttggattttttttttcgtttgtttttattttgcttcttTAATTGTGTGGCATTTTTTATCTTACCTTTATACTGATAAGGACATAATGATTAATTTAAAGGTAATAGTAGGAGGCGCGTTAATTAGGCATGCAACCCATGTTCTTTTGCTCCGCCAAGTGATTGAGAAGTAGGAATTTGAGCTTGAAAAGGCGATTTTTAATCGTGTCCATTTCCCTAGCTACCAAACAGTAGCATGTACGTGATTTGGATGCTACCTGTTAGCCCTTTTTTTGCAACTATATTTATTTGTCTGAACTGATTTGTGTAGCGGATGATCTATATTTAATATCAGATCATGTCAGTCCCTTAGCTGTCTGATTTCCCAGTTGGGACCATGATTTCTGAGAAGCCTGTTATTTAACAAGTTCTTAAGGTTCCCTAAGAACTGTTGATGTCATATTTGCCATATTTATCCTTGTGTAAATAACAGAATGCTAATTGGAAATCATATTTGTATTATTTTCCGATATCTGTAACAGGCATTGCTGCTGGTGTTGTTTAGAGTTTCCTTTGATTGTTGCTACTAGTTGTTACATCTTACTTTCCACTAGCATTTAAGCATTGATACCCCTGCCAGCTACATTTAGTGTTGGTTCTATGTAATTTAAATtacagaaaggaaaaaagaattcATGGTTATGCAATGCTACCAATTTTTGTTCTCTTGATGGTTGTTCCAAGCAATTCCTTTCTCTGTTTTTGAAACCTTCATAGATAATTATGCATCAATAGTATTTTTTATGGTAATTTTTTATAGTATAATTATCCAAGCAATTTTACTCTTTGGAACCATAATTTTGGCATTCTGGGAGTTATTACAGTTGATTTGACATACCATGATGGATTAcatagggaaaaaagaaaatatatattttttgttagCATATTGTTTTCCACGACATAATGCAAAGCATGATACAAGACTGAAGCTAAAGGTGTTAAGATTTTAGAACTTCTATATCTAATTGGTTGTGATCTTTAAGAAAGTAATCCTAGTTGGAAACCGATTATATCTATGCTTGTTGACAGAAAGGATTTCAAGCATTGTGAAACACCTATACTTTACTTTGTAACTTTTTTCCGAAAATAATTTTTGAGAAGTAAAATAGAAATATGACAAAAAGTTCAAAACTAATCATATATTGTGGGAAATCCGTGTCCTTGGGATATATTCTATTGATTGTCCAAAAGATGAACTTTGTGTTCTAGATGATAATTATATTACTGATGTATCACGGCCTCATTTCGCTCTCATGGTATTGTACTTGTATGTTGTTGTTGAGATTAATGTATTTGTTGATAGTGACTAAGCTGGATATTGTGATTCAGGCTTCTAATTGCTTTCTATAAATATTAATGAGTTGTTTGTATTCTtggaatatttttttgatgtctGAAGTTGATCTTTAGACTCaccaaaatttctttttcttgcagaTTGTAGATTAACCAGCAAATACCAATGGGAAAGGAGAAGTTTCACCTTAACATTGTGGTCATTGGCCATGTCGATTCTGGGAAATCAACTACAACTGGGCATCTTATCTACAAGCTTGGTGGTATCGACAAGCGTGTGATCGAGAGGTTTGAGAAAGAAGCTGCTGAGATGAACAAAAGGTCATTCAAGTATGCCTGGGTGCTTGACAAGTTGAAAGCTGAGCGTGAGCGTGGTATCACCATTGATATCGCTCTCTGGAAGTTTGAAACCACAAAATACTACTGCACTGTCATTGATGCTCCTGGCCACcgtgatttcatcaagaacatgATAACAGGAACCTCTCAGGCTGACTGTGCTGTCCTCATTATTGATTCCACCACTGGTGGTTTTGAAGCAGGAATTTCGAAGGATGGCCAGACTCGTGAGCATGCTCTTCTTGCCTTCACTCTTGGAGTCAGGCAGATGATCTGTTGCTGTAACAAGGTAACCATGCACTGTGTAATCTCATCTACCGAtgcatgcttcttttttttttttgtgtgttagTCATCATTAACTAATTTGTGTGGCTTATCGTGTTGATAGATGGATGCCACGACACCCAAATACTCAAAAGCAAGGTATGATGAGATTGTGAAGGAGGTCTCATCCTATCTGAAGAAGGTTGGTTACAATCCTGACAAGATTCCATTTGTCCCAATCTCTGGTTTTGAAGGAGATAACATGATCGAAAGATCCACCAACCTTGACTGGTACAAGGGCCCCACCCTCCTGGAAGCACTGGACTTGATCCAGGAGCCCAAGCGTCCATCAGACAAGCCCCTCCGACTTCCTCTGCAGGATGTCTACAAGAT
Coding sequences within it:
- the LOC103707891 gene encoding elongation factor 1-alpha-like — encoded protein: MGKEKFHLNIVVIGHVDSGKSTTTGHLIYKLGGIDKRVIERFEKEAAEMNKRSFKYAWVLDKLKAERERGITIDIALWKFETTKYYCTVIDAPGHRDFIKNMITGTSQADCAVLIIDSTTGGFEAGISKDGQTREHALLAFTLGVRQMICCCNKMDATTPKYSKARYDEIVKEVSSYLKKVGYNPDKIPFVPISGFEGDNMIERSTNLDWYKGPTLLEALDLIQEPKRPSDKPLRLPLQDVYKIGGIGTVPVGRVETGILKPGMVVTFGPSGLTTEVKSVEMHHEALQEALPGDNVGFNVKNVAVKDLKRGYVASNSKDDPAKEAANFTAQVIIMNHPGQIGNGYAPVLDCHTSHIAVKFAELLTKIDRRSGKELEKEPKFLKNGDAGLVKMIPTKPMVVETFSAYPPLGRFAVRDMRQTVAVGVIKSVEKKDPTGAKVTKAAQKKK